Proteins co-encoded in one Oncorhynchus tshawytscha isolate Ot180627B linkage group LG34, Otsh_v2.0, whole genome shotgun sequence genomic window:
- the LOC112231903 gene encoding protein krueppel-like isoform X2 produces MFCNKGFNCSQKVEIHQRVHTGVKPFTCNQCHMRFAHAGNLKRHQRVHTGVKPFSCTQCHMCFAQAGDLKRHQRVHTGEKPYSCTQCPMRFAQAGDLKRHLKVHT; encoded by the coding sequence atgttctgtaacaaaggcttcaaCTGCTCCCAGAAGGTGGAGATCCATCAGAGGGTCCACACGGGGGTGAAACCCTTCACCTGTAAccagtgtcacatgcgctttGCCCATGCGGgcaacctgaagaggcaccagagggtccacacaggggtgaaacccttcagctgtacccagtgtcacatgtgCTTCGCCCAGGCTGGTGACCTGAaaaggcaccagagggtccacacaggggagaaaccctacagctgtaCCCAATGTCCCATGCGCTTCGCCCAGGCAGGTGATCTGAAAaggcacctgaaggtccacacgtGA
- the LOC112231903 gene encoding zinc finger protein 583-like isoform X1, producing MISGDMPVGLDTQTNPMRGDWNQYSNSVYSEGFLDKKGEGLVVDEVTVKVESDPPLTWNADKTHLGEGHLQGNTSDFLDYSESLETNLNVATHSPLHQVTMSMAPSNSQGHVLFDQVSNSNDQKAKAREGVATTGGKEKRFLCMFCNKGFNCSQKVEIHQRVHTGVKPFTCNQCHMRFAHAGNLKRHQRVHTGVKPFSCTQCHMCFAQAGDLKRHQRVHTGEKPYSCTQCPMRFAQAGDLKRHLKVHT from the coding sequence ATGATATCTGGTGACATGCCTGTGGGCTTAGATACACAGACTAATCCAATGAGAGGGGACTGGAACCAGTACAGCAAtagtgtatactctgaagggtTCCTTGATAAGAAAGGGGAGGGTCTGGTTGTAGATGAGGTCACTGTGAAAGTGGAGAGCGACCCTCCTCTGACATGGAATGCAGACAAGACTCACTTAGGAGAAGGACACTTGCAGGGCAACACCAGTGACTTCTTAGACTACAGTGAAAGCTTAGAGACAAATCTAAATGTTGCGACCCACTCCCCTTTACACCAAGTGACCATGTCGATGGCACCTTCCAATTCACAAGGCCATGTTCTTTTTGATCAGGTATCGAACTCAAACGACCAAAAGGCCAAGGCGCGGGAAGGGGTAGCAACAACGGGTGGTAAAGAGAAgcggttcctctgcatgttctgtaacaaaggcttcaaCTGCTCCCAGAAGGTGGAGATCCATCAGAGGGTCCACACGGGGGTGAAACCCTTCACCTGTAAccagtgtcacatgcgctttGCCCATGCGGgcaacctgaagaggcaccagagggtccacacaggggtgaaacccttcagctgtacccagtgtcacatgtgCTTCGCCCAGGCTGGTGACCTGAaaaggcaccagagggtccacacaggggagaaaccctacagctgtaCCCAATGTCCCATGCGCTTCGCCCAGGCAGGTGATCTGAAAaggcacctgaaggtccacacgtGA